From a single Streptomyces sp. 1331.2 genomic region:
- a CDS encoding response regulator, translating to MTIRVIIVDDQAMVRAGFAALLGVQSDIDVVGDAADGAQALEVVGRTHPDVVLMDVRMPVMDGLEAARRLLDPAVPGAHRPKVLMLTTFDVDDYVYEALRAGASGFLLKDAPPADLIAAVRVVAAGEALLAPSVTRRLIEDFARTRPAKRRDPKVRLNGLTPRETEVLELIARGLSNQEIAAHLVLAEQTVKTHIGRILAKLDLRDRAQAVVLAYESGLVTPGQ from the coding sequence ATGACCATTCGCGTGATCATCGTCGACGACCAGGCCATGGTGCGCGCCGGCTTCGCGGCCCTGCTCGGCGTCCAGAGCGACATCGACGTGGTCGGGGACGCGGCGGACGGCGCGCAGGCCCTGGAGGTCGTCGGCCGCACCCACCCGGACGTCGTGCTGATGGACGTCCGGATGCCCGTCATGGACGGTCTGGAGGCCGCCCGGCGGCTGCTCGACCCGGCAGTGCCCGGCGCGCACCGCCCCAAGGTGCTGATGCTCACCACCTTCGACGTGGACGACTACGTGTACGAGGCGCTGCGCGCCGGGGCCAGCGGCTTCCTGCTCAAGGACGCCCCGCCCGCCGACCTGATCGCCGCCGTCCGGGTGGTCGCGGCCGGCGAGGCGCTGCTCGCCCCCTCGGTGACCCGACGGCTGATCGAGGACTTCGCCCGCACCCGCCCGGCCAAGCGCCGCGACCCCAAGGTGCGGCTCAACGGCCTGACCCCGCGCGAGACCGAGGTGCTGGAGCTGATCGCCCGCGGCCTGTCCAACCAGGAGATAGCCGCCCACCTGGTGCTCGCCGAACAGACCGTCAAGACCCACATCGGCCGCATCCTCGCCAAGCTCGACCTGCGCGACCGCGCCCAGGCGGTGGTGCTCGCCTACGAGTCGGGCCTGGTGACGCCAGGCCAGTAG
- a CDS encoding sensor histidine kinase: MIQPSPGQSRGPSPRTRLASLLASLLRPSTDHTPLLAQARRPWVRYLPYAAALAAISSLLPSSINVLSHDYGLNAGLAAALSVAQTVPLLLAPTRPLAAWWMVGSANLLTSALTLTTGQNTSPVWPWPATALIGYLLLMLPLALREERRTLVAVWLATAGASLAFSVIGAVRDWGGDNSLLAIALTGAVLVLGGALRERAEARRLLTEQEQISEVERERRTLLEERARIARELHDVVAHHMSVIAVQAASAPYRIPDVPAEAAEEFTTIAGTARESLAEMRRLLGVLRSEESGGEKAPQPGVGQLDQLVETVGRAGVPAELSVDEGLVETVPQAVGLSAYRIVQEALANVVRHAPGARTWVSLSSDSGSGSASDGPALLVTVVNAPPPERTESLEASAEGTGHGLVGMRERVRLVDGRLDTGPLPDGGFKVAAVLPFDPLDTPRETTA, translated from the coding sequence ATGATCCAGCCGTCCCCCGGGCAGTCCCGCGGCCCGTCCCCGCGCACCCGGCTCGCCTCGTTGCTCGCGTCGTTGCTGCGCCCGTCCACCGACCACACGCCGCTGCTGGCACAGGCCCGCCGGCCGTGGGTGCGCTACCTGCCGTACGCCGCCGCGCTCGCCGCGATCTCCTCGCTCCTGCCCAGCTCGATCAACGTGCTGTCACACGACTACGGCCTCAACGCCGGACTCGCCGCGGCGCTCTCGGTGGCCCAGACCGTCCCCCTGCTGCTGGCGCCCACCCGGCCGCTGGCCGCCTGGTGGATGGTCGGATCGGCGAACCTGCTGACCTCCGCACTGACGCTCACCACCGGCCAGAACACCTCCCCGGTCTGGCCCTGGCCCGCCACCGCCCTGATCGGTTACCTGCTGCTGATGCTGCCGCTCGCCCTCCGCGAGGAACGCCGGACCCTGGTCGCGGTCTGGCTGGCCACCGCCGGGGCGAGCCTCGCCTTCTCGGTGATCGGCGCGGTACGGGACTGGGGAGGCGACAACAGCCTGCTCGCGATCGCCCTGACCGGCGCCGTCCTGGTCCTCGGCGGCGCCCTGCGGGAACGCGCCGAGGCCCGCCGACTGCTCACCGAGCAGGAGCAGATCAGCGAGGTCGAACGCGAACGGCGCACCCTGCTGGAGGAACGCGCCCGGATCGCACGGGAGTTGCACGACGTGGTGGCCCACCACATGTCGGTGATCGCGGTGCAGGCGGCCAGCGCGCCGTACCGGATCCCCGACGTACCGGCCGAAGCCGCCGAGGAGTTCACCACGATCGCCGGCACCGCCCGCGAGTCGCTCGCCGAGATGCGCCGGCTGCTCGGCGTGCTGCGCAGCGAGGAGTCCGGCGGGGAGAAGGCCCCGCAGCCCGGGGTCGGCCAACTCGACCAGCTGGTCGAGACGGTGGGACGGGCCGGGGTGCCGGCCGAACTGAGCGTCGACGAGGGGCTGGTGGAGACGGTGCCGCAGGCCGTCGGCCTCTCCGCCTACCGGATCGTCCAGGAGGCGCTGGCCAACGTGGTGCGGCACGCCCCCGGCGCGCGGACCTGGGTCTCGCTCTCCTCCGACTCCGGCTCCGGCTCTGCCTCCGACGGACCGGCCCTGCTGGTGACGGTGGTCAACGCGCCCCCGCCGGAGCGCACCGAGTCGCTGGAGGCCTCCGCCGAGGGCACCGGGCACGGCCTGGTGGGCATGCGCGAACGCGTCCGGCTGGTCGATGGCAGGCTGGACACCGGCCCGCTGCCGGACGGCGGCTTCAAGGTGGCCGCCGTCCTGCCCTTCGACCCCCTCGACACTCCCCGGGAGACCACCGCATGA
- a CDS encoding TetR/AcrR family transcriptional regulator, which yields MAARTPHAATAPEDAGRTPGLRERKKQQTRDALVQAAHELFLGQGFARTTVDEIASAVDVSQRTFFRYFANKDEVALAVMAEAEDYFIECLRHRPAEETPLQALRASIVKAWRDLGKAKATGPGSITSALELMRLIEDAPTLLAAHLRRVTEQERIVVRVLAEREGLDPREDLRPTVLAAVFGSVLRAAHLSWTADREPDGPEGMIALIERHFDQLGPALAGHWRTPAT from the coding sequence ATGGCCGCTCGCACCCCCCACGCCGCCACCGCCCCGGAGGACGCCGGACGGACACCCGGGCTGCGTGAGCGCAAGAAGCAGCAGACCCGGGACGCCCTGGTCCAGGCTGCCCACGAGCTCTTCCTCGGCCAGGGCTTCGCCCGGACCACCGTCGACGAGATCGCCTCCGCCGTCGACGTCTCCCAGCGCACCTTCTTCCGCTACTTCGCCAACAAGGACGAGGTCGCGCTCGCCGTCATGGCCGAGGCCGAGGACTACTTCATCGAGTGCCTGCGCCACCGCCCCGCCGAGGAGACCCCGCTCCAGGCCCTGCGCGCCTCGATCGTCAAGGCCTGGCGCGACCTCGGGAAGGCCAAGGCCACCGGCCCCGGCTCGATCACCAGCGCCCTCGAACTCATGCGGCTCATCGAGGACGCACCCACCCTCCTCGCCGCCCACCTGCGCCGGGTCACCGAACAAGAACGGATCGTCGTCCGGGTGCTCGCCGAACGCGAGGGACTGGACCCGCGCGAGGACCTGCGGCCCACCGTGCTCGCCGCCGTCTTCGGCAGCGTGCTGCGCGCCGCCCACCTGTCCTGGACGGCCGACCGCGAACCCGACGGCCCGGAGGGCATGATCGCGCTGATCGAGCGCCACTTCGACCAGCTCGGCCCCGCCCTGGCCGGCCACTGGCGCACCCCCGCGACCTGA
- the aceE gene encoding pyruvate dehydrogenase (acetyl-transferring), homodimeric type yields the protein MASGSDRNPIIIGGLPSQVPDFDPEETAEWLESLDAAIDERGRERARYLMLRLIERAREKRVAVPEMRSTDYVNTIATKDEPFFPGNEEIERKILNATRWNAAVMVSRAQRPGIGVGGHIATFASSASLYDVGFNYFFRGKDAEGESGDQIFFQGHASPGIYARAFLLDRLTEQQLDAFRQEKSKAPYGLSSYPHPRLMPDFWEFPTVSMGLGPLGAIYQARMNRYLEHRGIKDTSDSQVYAFLGDGEMDEPESLGQLSLAAREGLDNLTFVVNCNLQRLDGPVRGNGKIIQELESQFRGAGWNVIKLVWDRSWDPLLAQDRDGVLVNKLNTTVDGQFQTYATETGAYIREHFFGGDLRLRAMVENMTDQQIQHLGRGGHDHKKIYAAFKAAREHKGQPTVILAQTVKGWTLGPNFEGRNATHQMKKLTVEDLKRFRDRLHLPITDKQLDEGYPPYYHPGRNSEEIQYMHDRRSELGGYVPTRKVRPRKLELPGDDAYKAVKKGSGNQTIATTMAFVRVLKDLMRDKGIGNRFVPIAPDEYRTFGMDSLFPSAKIYNPLGQTYESVDRDLLLAYKESPTGQMLHDGISEAGCTASLIAAGSSYATHGEPLIPVYVFYSMFGFQRTGDQFWQMADQLARGFVIGATAGRTTLTGEGLQHADGHSQLLASTNPGVVAYDPAYGFEIAHIVQDGLRRMYGSSAEHPHGEDVFYYMTVYNEPIKMPAEPENVDVEGILKGLYKYAPGAAGQIPAQILASGVAVPWALEAQRILAEEWNVKADVWSATSWNELRRDAVEAEEFNLLHPEEQQRVPYVTQKLQGAEGPVVAVSDWMRAVPDQISRWVPGQYQSLGADGFGFADTRGAARRFFHIDAQSVVLAVLTELAKQGKIDRSALKDAIDRYQLLDVAAADPGAAGGDA from the coding sequence GTGGCTTCCGGATCCGATCGCAACCCGATCATCATTGGCGGCCTTCCGAGTCAGGTCCCGGACTTCGATCCCGAGGAGACCGCGGAATGGCTGGAGTCGCTCGATGCGGCCATCGACGAGCGGGGGCGTGAGCGTGCCCGTTACCTGATGCTGCGGCTGATCGAGCGCGCCCGCGAGAAGCGTGTCGCCGTGCCCGAGATGCGCAGCACGGACTACGTCAACACCATCGCCACCAAGGACGAGCCGTTCTTCCCCGGCAACGAGGAGATCGAGCGGAAGATCCTCAACGCGACGCGATGGAACGCGGCCGTCATGGTCTCCCGGGCGCAGCGCCCGGGCATCGGCGTCGGTGGCCACATCGCCACCTTCGCCTCCTCCGCGTCGCTCTACGACGTCGGCTTCAACTACTTCTTCCGCGGCAAGGACGCCGAGGGCGAGTCCGGCGACCAGATCTTCTTCCAGGGCCACGCCTCCCCCGGCATCTACGCCCGCGCCTTCCTCCTGGACCGACTCACCGAGCAGCAGCTCGACGCGTTCCGCCAGGAGAAGTCGAAGGCCCCGTACGGCCTGTCCAGCTACCCGCACCCGCGGCTGATGCCGGACTTCTGGGAGTTCCCGACCGTCTCGATGGGCCTCGGCCCGCTCGGCGCGATCTACCAGGCCCGGATGAACCGGTACCTGGAGCACCGCGGCATCAAGGACACCTCCGACTCGCAGGTGTACGCCTTCCTCGGCGACGGCGAGATGGACGAGCCCGAGTCCCTCGGCCAGCTCTCCCTGGCCGCCCGCGAGGGCCTGGACAACCTGACCTTCGTGGTCAACTGCAACCTGCAGCGCCTGGACGGCCCGGTCCGCGGCAACGGCAAGATCATCCAGGAGCTGGAGTCCCAGTTCCGGGGCGCCGGCTGGAACGTGATCAAGCTGGTCTGGGACCGCAGCTGGGACCCGCTGCTCGCGCAGGACCGCGACGGCGTCCTGGTCAACAAGCTGAACACCACGGTGGACGGCCAGTTCCAGACCTACGCCACCGAGACCGGCGCCTACATCCGCGAGCACTTCTTCGGCGGCGACCTGCGCCTGCGCGCCATGGTCGAGAACATGACCGACCAGCAGATCCAGCACCTGGGTCGCGGCGGCCACGACCACAAGAAGATCTACGCGGCGTTCAAGGCGGCCCGCGAGCACAAGGGCCAGCCGACGGTCATCCTGGCCCAGACGGTCAAGGGCTGGACGCTGGGCCCCAACTTCGAGGGCCGCAACGCCACCCACCAGATGAAGAAGCTGACGGTCGAGGACCTGAAGCGCTTCCGCGACCGGCTGCACCTGCCGATCACCGACAAGCAGCTCGACGAGGGCTACCCGCCCTACTACCACCCGGGCCGCAACTCGGAAGAGATCCAGTACATGCACGACCGCCGCAGCGAGCTGGGCGGCTACGTGCCCACCCGCAAGGTGCGCCCGCGCAAGCTGGAGCTGCCCGGCGACGACGCGTACAAGGCGGTCAAGAAGGGCTCCGGCAACCAGACCATCGCCACCACCATGGCGTTCGTCCGGGTGCTCAAGGACCTCATGCGGGACAAGGGCATCGGCAACCGCTTCGTGCCGATCGCGCCCGACGAGTACCGCACCTTCGGCATGGACTCGCTCTTCCCGTCGGCGAAGATCTACAACCCGCTCGGCCAGACCTACGAGTCGGTCGACCGGGACCTGCTCCTCGCCTACAAGGAGTCGCCGACCGGCCAGATGCTGCACGACGGCATCTCCGAGGCCGGCTGCACCGCCTCGCTGATCGCCGCCGGCTCCTCCTACGCCACCCACGGCGAGCCGCTGATCCCGGTGTACGTCTTCTACTCGATGTTCGGGTTCCAGCGCACCGGCGACCAGTTCTGGCAGATGGCCGACCAGCTGGCCCGCGGCTTCGTGATCGGCGCCACCGCCGGCCGCACCACGCTCACCGGTGAGGGCCTGCAGCACGCCGACGGCCACTCGCAGCTGCTCGCCTCGACCAACCCCGGCGTCGTCGCGTACGACCCGGCGTACGGCTTCGAGATCGCGCACATCGTCCAGGACGGTCTGCGGCGGATGTACGGCTCCAGCGCCGAGCACCCGCACGGCGAGGACGTGTTCTACTACATGACCGTCTACAACGAGCCGATCAAGATGCCGGCCGAGCCCGAGAACGTGGACGTCGAGGGCATCCTCAAGGGTCTGTACAAGTACGCGCCGGGCGCCGCCGGCCAGATCCCGGCCCAGATCCTCGCCTCCGGCGTGGCCGTGCCGTGGGCCCTGGAGGCCCAGCGCATCCTCGCCGAGGAGTGGAACGTCAAGGCCGACGTCTGGTCCGCGACCTCCTGGAACGAGCTGCGCCGCGACGCGGTGGAGGCCGAGGAGTTCAACCTGCTGCACCCCGAGGAGCAGCAGCGCGTGCCGTACGTCACCCAGAAGCTCCAGGGTGCCGAGGGCCCGGTCGTCGCGGTGTCCGACTGGATGCGCGCGGTGCCGGACCAGATCTCCCGCTGGGTGCCGGGCCAGTACCAGTCGCTGGGCGCCGACGGCTTCGGCTTCGCCGACACCCGTGGCGCGGCCCGTCGCTTCTTCCACATCGACGCGCAGTCGGTCGTCCTGGCGGTGCTCACCGAGCTCGCCAAGCAGGGCAAGATCGACCGCTCGGCGCTGAAGGACGCGATCGACCGCTACCAGCTGCTGGACGTGGCCGCGGCCGACCCGGGCGCCGCCGGCGGCGACGCCTGA
- a CDS encoding DUF3052 domain-containing protein produces MSATADPADKSNPATRLGFEEGQIIQELGYDEDTDQDLREGIEEITGTELVDEDYDDVADAVLLWQRDEDGDLTDSLVDALEYLAEGGLIWLLTPKTGRAGHIEASEIADAARTAGLSQTSSIAIAKDWAATRLATKSTAKQPKQR; encoded by the coding sequence GTGAGCGCGACCGCGGACCCCGCGGACAAGTCCAACCCGGCGACCCGTCTCGGCTTCGAAGAGGGCCAGATCATCCAGGAGCTGGGGTACGACGAAGACACTGACCAGGATCTCCGTGAGGGCATCGAGGAGATCACCGGGACGGAGCTCGTCGACGAGGACTACGACGACGTCGCGGACGCCGTCCTGCTGTGGCAGCGCGACGAGGACGGGGACCTCACGGACTCCCTCGTCGACGCCCTGGAATACCTGGCCGAGGGCGGTCTGATCTGGCTGCTGACGCCCAAGACCGGTCGGGCCGGCCACATCGAGGCCTCCGAGATCGCGGACGCGGCTCGCACCGCCGGTCTGTCGCAGACCAGCTCGATCGCGATCGCCAAGGACTGGGCGGCCACCCGCCTGGCGACCAAGTCCACGGCCAAGCAGCCCAAGCAGCGCTGA
- a CDS encoding peroxiredoxin: MAIEVGTQAPDFALGNQHGETVRLADFRGSKNVVLVFYPFAFTGVCTGELGTIQRELAGLQNDDVQVLGLSCDSQFSQRVLADREGLEFPLLADFWPHGEVTRAYGVLDEERGCPLRGTFVIDKAGTVRWSVVNGLPDARDEQEYLKVLAGL; this comes from the coding sequence ATGGCCATCGAGGTCGGCACCCAGGCCCCGGACTTCGCCCTCGGCAACCAGCACGGGGAGACGGTCCGGCTCGCCGATTTCCGGGGTTCGAAGAACGTGGTGCTGGTCTTCTACCCCTTCGCCTTCACCGGCGTCTGCACCGGCGAGCTGGGCACGATCCAGCGCGAGCTGGCGGGGCTGCAGAACGACGACGTCCAGGTGCTCGGCCTCTCCTGCGACTCGCAGTTCTCCCAGCGCGTCCTCGCCGACCGGGAGGGCCTGGAGTTCCCGCTGCTGGCCGACTTCTGGCCGCACGGTGAGGTCACCCGCGCGTACGGCGTCCTCGACGAGGAGCGGGGCTGCCCGCTGCGCGGCACCTTCGTGATCGACAAGGCCGGCACGGTGCGCTGGAGCGTCGTCAACGGCCTCCCGGACGCCCGGGACGAGCAGGAGTACCTGAAGGTCCTCGCCGGGCTCTGA